GATCGAGGAAGAGGAGATCGGGACGGAGATCGCGGATCGCCCGCAGGGCCTCCGGGCCTCCGCGAGCCGGCGACAGCAGCCGGATGCCGGGCGTGAGAAGGGAGAGGGTGGAGTGGATCTGCCCGACGACGCACGCGGAGGCATCGACCACGAGGCACCTGACGGGCTGGCTCAGCCCCCTTCCCGTCTCCACGATCGTCCCGCGACTCATCCGCTCAGGCTCGAAGGGCATCCTTGCGCCGTTCGCCCGCCAGCGCGCGCGCGATCCGCACCGTCCCGCTCGAGAGGATCCTCTCGACAGCCTGCGGGGAAGTGCGCATGACGCGCGCGATCGCCTGGACCGTGAGCCCCTCGCAATGATAGAGCGCGAAGGCGAGCCGCTGTCTCGACGTGAAGCCGCCGACCGCCGCGCGGACGACTCTTCGCTCGAAGAAGATCGCCTTCGCGGATTCCGGCCGCCGCTTCTTTCCGCCGCCGAACGGAACGATGGGCATCTGATCCCCCTTCCCGGGCGCGGGTCGCCCCGGCGAGGATCGATGCAACAGGCATGCCACAGGCGCGCTCCGCGTGCGACGGCCGATATGGACATGGAATGACGGGTCTTGTCGGGCTGGCGGCTCCCGGGATAGGAGCTTCGATCTCGCCCGCCGGCAAGAGATCGATCGGTCCTCCGACCGGCGCAGGTCAGAAGCTGGCCGAGTCGCCTTCCTCGATCCCCCCCTCGCGAAGCTTGGACCGCAGCGTCTGCCGGCTGATCCCGAGGACCTCGGCCGCCTTGGTCTTGTTTCCCGCGACGCACGAGAGCGTGTGGTTGATCGCCGCCAGCTCGATCTCCTGCAGGGTGGCAAGGCGCTCCGACGGGAAGGCGATCGCCGCGGACGTCTTCTGTCCTCGGGGAGTCGCGGCCCCGGCCGCGATCTGCTGCGGAAGGTGCTCCGGACGGATCTCATCGTCCTGCGTCATCAG
This is a stretch of genomic DNA from Candidatus Eisenbacteria bacterium. It encodes these proteins:
- a CDS encoding sigma-70 family RNA polymerase sigma factor, which codes for MPIVPFGGGKKRRPESAKAIFFERRVVRAAVGGFTSRQRLAFALYHCEGLTVQAIARVMRTSPQAVERILSSGTVRIARALAGERRKDALRA